In the genome of Acidimicrobiales bacterium, one region contains:
- the sufT gene encoding putative Fe-S cluster assembly protein SufT, which yields MSEARSPVIVSRICEATLIPGGTKMLLHEGEEVYVTQSLGGTFTVTTMRGYLARVAGADADALGLEAPEEAPAAAAGSGAPADLEQVLEELKSVFDPEIPVNVVDLGLIYGCELSEAPGGGQRVEIKMSMTAPGCGMGDVLADDAKTAVAALPGVEEVDVELVWDPPWDLSRMSEAARLQLGMY from the coding sequence ATGAGCGAGGCCCGCAGCCCGGTGATCGTCTCTCGCATCTGCGAGGCGACCCTCATCCCCGGTGGCACGAAGATGCTGCTGCACGAGGGGGAGGAGGTCTACGTCACCCAGTCGCTCGGCGGCACCTTCACGGTGACGACGATGCGCGGCTACCTCGCGCGCGTCGCCGGCGCGGACGCCGACGCGCTCGGCCTCGAGGCGCCGGAGGAGGCCCCCGCGGCAGCGGCTGGCAGCGGCGCCCCCGCCGACCTCGAGCAGGTGCTCGAGGAGCTGAAGAGCGTCTTTGACCCGGAGATCCCCGTCAACGTCGTCGACCTCGGCCTCATCTACGGCTGCGAGCTCAGCGAGGCGCCCGGGGGCGGCCAGCGCGTCGAGATCAAGATGTCGATGACCGCGCCCGGCTGCGGGATGGGCGACGTCCTCGCCGACGACGCGAAGACCGCCGTCGCCGCGCTGCCGGGCGTCGAGGAGGTCGACGTCGAGCTGGTCTGGGACCCGCCGTGGGACCTCTCGCGGATGTCCGAGGCGGCCCGCCTGCAGCTCGGCATGTACTGA
- a CDS encoding SUF system NifU family Fe-S cluster assembly protein — MSELGDLYQEVIIEHSKSPRNFAVLADATATVEAYNPLCGDQITLYLKMADGRIADISFQGQGCAISKASTSLMTQALKGEDEETARALFAEVHTLLTEGPDAVAEPEHLGKLAVLSGVSEYPARVKCASLGWHALKSALDEGAQPVSTE, encoded by the coding sequence GTGAGCGAGCTCGGCGACCTCTACCAAGAGGTGATCATCGAGCACTCGAAGTCGCCGCGGAACTTCGCGGTGCTCGCGGACGCGACGGCGACCGTCGAGGCCTACAACCCGCTCTGCGGGGACCAGATCACCCTCTATCTGAAGATGGCCGACGGCCGCATCGCGGACATCTCCTTCCAGGGCCAGGGCTGCGCGATCTCCAAGGCCTCGACGTCGCTCATGACCCAGGCGCTGAAGGGCGAGGACGAAGAGACGGCGCGCGCGCTCTTCGCAGAGGTGCACACGCTGCTCACCGAGGGGCCGGACGCCGTCGCCGAGCCGGAGCACCTCGGCAAGCTCGCGGTGCTCTCGGGCGTCTCGGAGTACCCGGCGCGGGTGAAGTGCGCGAGCCTCGGCTGGCACGCGCTGAAGAGCGCCCTCGACGAGGGCGCGCAGCCGGTGTCGACGGAGTGA
- a CDS encoding sulfurtransferase — MLPPVVTAEFVAEHPEDLVLVDLRWYLDGRSGRDAYLAGHLPGAVFVDLEHELAAVPGPAVGRHPLPAAERFAAAMRRHGISDDSESVVYDDQGGVIAARLVWMLRALGCSSALLDGGIDAWPGALEEGEVVAVTGDFSARPLPPERLADIEEVAGGGLLLIDARDPARYRGEGDPIDPRTGHIPGARSLPCRENLDANGHFLTPELLAERFAAAGLAPGDEVVSYCGSGVTACHNLLALELAGFAAGRLYPGSWSQWSADPERPLATGPSPEGGAAT; from the coding sequence GTGCTCCCGCCCGTCGTCACCGCCGAGTTCGTCGCCGAGCACCCGGAGGACCTCGTCCTCGTCGACCTCCGCTGGTACCTGGACGGCCGCTCTGGCCGGGACGCCTACCTCGCCGGCCACCTCCCCGGAGCGGTCTTCGTCGATCTCGAGCACGAGCTCGCCGCCGTCCCGGGCCCCGCGGTCGGCCGCCACCCCCTCCCTGCGGCGGAGCGGTTCGCCGCCGCGATGCGTCGCCACGGCATCTCCGACGACAGCGAGAGCGTCGTCTACGACGACCAGGGGGGCGTGATCGCCGCCCGCCTCGTCTGGATGCTGCGCGCCCTCGGCTGCTCGAGCGCGCTGCTCGACGGCGGGATCGATGCCTGGCCGGGAGCGCTCGAGGAGGGGGAGGTCGTCGCCGTCACCGGGGACTTCAGCGCCAGGCCCCTCCCCCCCGAGCGCCTCGCCGACATCGAGGAGGTCGCCGGTGGCGGCCTGCTGCTGATCGACGCCCGCGACCCCGCCCGCTACCGCGGCGAGGGCGACCCGATCGACCCCCGCACCGGCCACATCCCCGGTGCCCGCTCCCTCCCCTGCCGCGAGAACCTCGACGCCAACGGGCACTTCCTCACGCCCGAGCTGCTCGCCGAACGCTTCGCCGCGGCGGGTCTCGCCCCGGGCGACGAGGTCGTCTCGTACTGCGGCTCGGGGGTGACGGCCTGCCACAACCTCCTCGCCCTCGAGCTCGCCGGCTTCGCGGCGGGGCGCCTCTACCCCGGCTCGTGGTCGCAGTGGTCGGCCGACCCGGAGCGGCCGCTCGCCACCGGCCCCTCGCCCGAGGGCGGGGCGGCTACTTGA
- a CDS encoding EAL domain-containing protein translates to MSLPPRARLVVALAALGGAAALAGASARLSGATPSTRALVLGGVFGLLVLGSWLRPLLVYVGEQSEAIHLDEGFLVVLVLLVGPDLTVVVFGAASVTAQLLKRRPLAKSLFNTGQLVAATGVAAAVFDLVGAAGRPLSATVVAAALLAAAIFSVANSAAVAAILWATGAPWRSGILDGLDVRLRVEGGGTVVATVCALVTSAFPWALPLAVLPLLILRQVLAGHFEARRDRARMQGLFQSTVAVHRSIGAKEVTRDILDAARALLRCQEAALAPAGGGYELSSALPLGEGDLVLGVDGRSRTEPFDAADQSLLDALAAVGAGALSNAALYESKRRQQERLSAITSSLGEGVCAVDRSGRVIFANRAACTMLGWELQGGRDDVTVLGEESRGPLAPPFVVTAAERAFTTPDGVSYDTRFPRADGSLFDVACTVSPIAEGGTVTGAVLVFRDISERKQLEEQLARHAFHDALTSLPNRRLFLDHLDHALRRAERNHGLHAVLFCDVDRFKIVNDSLGHHVGDSLLMAIAERIAATLRPGDTLARFGGDEFTLLLEDVQEGEAAAAAERILEALRSPITLPDGHEVVASVSVGIGLSRAGAGRDDVLHDADVAMYQAKAVGRGGTFRLFDAGAMGLRSAERIDLEAGLRRALERGQIEVYYQPLYSVAKRTLVAVEALVRWNHPERGVLSPEHFIGLAEDTGLILPLGREVLLQACRKARAWAEDFAAPIAVGINLSARQFQDPALISDIEQVFARTGVDPAQLCFEITESLAMEDVARTNEVLARLKDLGARVAIDDFGTGYSALGYLASFPIDVVKIDRTFVEGIASDPVKSAIVSAVITMSKAIGSTTVVEGVESEEQLLHLRALGCTVAQGHYLSLPLRDLALEALLPPERAGMATIARPARRRQRVVA, encoded by the coding sequence GTGAGCCTCCCGCCCCGCGCCCGTCTCGTCGTCGCGCTCGCCGCGCTCGGCGGAGCCGCCGCGCTCGCCGGCGCGTCGGCGCGCCTTTCGGGCGCGACGCCCTCCACGCGCGCCCTCGTGCTCGGTGGGGTCTTCGGCCTCCTCGTGCTCGGGAGCTGGCTGCGGCCGCTCCTCGTCTACGTGGGTGAGCAGTCCGAGGCGATCCACCTCGACGAGGGCTTCCTCGTCGTGCTCGTACTGCTCGTCGGCCCCGACCTCACCGTGGTGGTCTTCGGCGCGGCGTCGGTCACCGCGCAGCTGCTGAAGCGGCGGCCGCTCGCGAAGTCGCTCTTCAACACGGGTCAGCTGGTGGCCGCGACGGGGGTCGCCGCCGCGGTCTTCGACCTCGTGGGCGCGGCCGGCCGGCCGCTCTCGGCGACGGTGGTGGCGGCGGCGTTGCTCGCCGCGGCGATCTTCTCGGTCGCGAACTCCGCCGCGGTCGCCGCGATCCTCTGGGCGACCGGCGCGCCGTGGCGGTCCGGGATCCTCGACGGCCTCGACGTCCGCCTGCGCGTCGAGGGCGGGGGCACCGTCGTCGCCACCGTCTGCGCCCTCGTCACCTCGGCGTTCCCCTGGGCGCTGCCGCTCGCGGTGCTGCCGCTGCTCATCCTCCGCCAGGTGCTCGCCGGCCACTTCGAGGCGCGCCGCGACCGCGCCCGGATGCAGGGCCTGTTCCAGTCGACGGTCGCGGTCCACCGTTCGATCGGCGCGAAGGAGGTGACCCGCGACATCCTCGACGCGGCGCGCGCCTTGTTGCGCTGCCAGGAGGCGGCGCTCGCTCCCGCGGGGGGAGGCTACGAGCTGAGCTCGGCGCTCCCCCTCGGCGAGGGCGACCTCGTCCTCGGCGTCGACGGCCGCAGCCGCACCGAACCCTTCGACGCCGCGGACCAGTCGCTGCTCGACGCGCTCGCCGCGGTCGGCGCAGGGGCGCTGTCGAACGCCGCCCTCTACGAGTCCAAGCGCCGCCAGCAGGAGCGCCTCTCGGCGATCACCTCGAGCCTCGGCGAGGGCGTCTGCGCGGTCGACCGGAGCGGGCGCGTCATCTTCGCCAACCGCGCCGCCTGCACCATGCTCGGCTGGGAGCTGCAGGGCGGGCGGGACGACGTCACCGTGCTCGGCGAGGAGAGCCGGGGGCCGCTCGCGCCGCCCTTTGTCGTGACCGCCGCCGAGCGCGCCTTCACGACGCCGGACGGCGTGAGCTACGACACCCGCTTCCCGCGCGCCGACGGGAGCCTGTTCGACGTCGCCTGCACCGTCTCCCCGATCGCCGAGGGGGGGACGGTCACCGGCGCCGTGCTCGTCTTTCGCGACATCAGCGAGCGCAAGCAGCTCGAGGAGCAGCTCGCCCGCCACGCCTTCCACGACGCGCTCACCTCGCTGCCCAACCGTCGCCTCTTCCTCGACCACCTCGACCACGCGCTCCGCCGGGCCGAGCGCAACCACGGCCTTCACGCCGTGCTGTTCTGCGACGTCGACCGCTTCAAGATCGTGAACGACAGCCTCGGCCACCACGTCGGCGACTCGTTGCTGATGGCGATCGCCGAGCGGATCGCGGCGACGCTGCGCCCTGGGGACACGCTCGCCCGCTTCGGCGGGGACGAGTTCACGCTGCTGCTCGAGGACGTGCAGGAGGGCGAGGCCGCCGCCGCCGCGGAGCGCATCCTCGAGGCGCTGCGGTCGCCGATCACCCTCCCCGACGGCCACGAGGTGGTCGCGAGCGTGAGCGTCGGCATCGGCCTCAGCCGGGCGGGAGCGGGACGCGACGACGTGCTGCACGACGCCGACGTCGCGATGTACCAGGCCAAGGCGGTGGGGCGGGGCGGGACCTTCCGGCTCTTCGACGCGGGGGCGATGGGGCTGCGCTCCGCCGAGCGCATCGACCTCGAGGCGGGCCTCCGCCGCGCCCTCGAGCGCGGTCAGATAGAGGTCTACTACCAGCCCCTCTACTCGGTCGCGAAGCGGACGCTCGTCGCCGTCGAGGCCCTCGTCCGCTGGAACCACCCCGAACGCGGTGTGCTCTCCCCCGAGCACTTCATCGGCCTCGCCGAGGACACCGGCCTCATCCTGCCGCTCGGGCGCGAGGTGCTCCTGCAGGCGTGCCGCAAGGCGCGCGCCTGGGCCGAGGACTTCGCCGCCCCGATCGCCGTCGGGATCAACCTCTCCGCCCGCCAGTTCCAGGACCCCGCGCTCATCAGCGACATCGAGCAGGTCTTCGCTCGCACCGGCGTCGATCCCGCCCAGCTCTGTTTCGAGATCACCGAGAGCCTCGCGATGGAGGACGTCGCCCGCACCAACGAGGTGCTGGCGCGGCTGAAGGACCTCGGGGCGCGCGTCGCGATCGACGACTTCGGCACCGGCTACTCGGCCCTCGGCTACCTCGCGAGCTTCCCGATCGACGTCGTGAAGATCGACCGCACCTTCGTCGAGGGGATCGCGAGCGACCCCGTGAAGTCGGCGATCGTCTCGGCGGTGATCACGATGTCCAAGGCCATCGGCTCGACGACGGTCGTCGAGGGCGTCGAGTCCGAGGAGCAGCTGCTGCACCTGCGCGCGCTCGGCTGCACCGTCGCGCAGGGCCACTACCTCTCCCTCCCGCTGCGCGACCTCGCGCTCGAGGCGCTGCTGCCGCCAGAGCGGGCGGGAATGGCGACGATCGCCCGGCCGGCACGCCGGCGCCAGCGCGTCGTCGCCTGA
- a CDS encoding DUF2510 domain-containing protein, which translates to MFGGGIGSRGGYGNPTLRNIRIGLVVAVIAAGLLFHRSGSAYSAIRTVYLVAVLGFLAYGFTRRRRSGIGGARRPGSLPGGAPLPGGWGGQQGAPVDIRPAPSDPAPPLAAAGWFPEPDDPGVERYWDGANWSKRRHRQGDSWVED; encoded by the coding sequence ATGTTCGGTGGTGGGATCGGCAGCCGGGGCGGCTACGGGAACCCCACGCTGCGCAACATCCGGATCGGCCTCGTCGTCGCGGTGATCGCCGCCGGCCTCCTCTTCCATCGCTCGGGGAGCGCCTACTCCGCGATCCGGACCGTCTACCTCGTCGCGGTCCTCGGCTTCCTCGCCTACGGCTTCACCCGGCGCCGCCGCTCCGGCATCGGCGGCGCGCGGCGCCCCGGCTCGCTCCCCGGTGGGGCACCCCTCCCCGGAGGCTGGGGCGGCCAGCAGGGCGCGCCGGTCGACATCCGCCCGGCCCCCTCTGACCCGGCGCCACCGCTCGCCGCGGCGGGCTGGTTCCCGGAGCCGGACGACCCGGGGGTCGAGCGCTACTGGGACGGCGCGAACTGGTCCAAGCGGCGCCACCGCCAGGGCGACAGCTGGGTCGAGGACTAG
- a CDS encoding S8 family peptidase, translating into MGLHIRHHRRPGGAARRTALAGALLVGALALPGAAPAGAALLPGLSGGGARYVIGDLGSSAVATVIGLVEQVGGTALEDLGVGGLVAATLTPLEVTLLGLLPGVVVTPDLTVQVQSDAAPATTRPPAAVYPQQTGATDLWSAGDEGAGVNVAVLDTGIDNLPDLAGRLVGGVDLSGGGDPFNDQYGHGTFVAGLIASNGASSGGSYLGEAPAAGLVAVKVAGASGTTDLATVIEGVGWTIAHAAAFHIRVLNLSLGYVPVESTALDPLDQAVERAWAAGIVVVASAGNDGPTNGTILAPGDDPDVVTVGAVDDLGQSAPAADQMASFSSAGPTNPDGWFKPDLVTSGRSVVSLAAPGSTVEASYPEARVGSGNFVGSGTSFSAAVTSGAVALLLAAHPSEQPNQVKAALLSSTTPGPVGNPFVDGHGELDASAAASVSGLTLTSHPGGPAVRLGLTVSLENAWAQSSWNPGNWSSLAWNGNWSSLAWNGNWSSLAWNGATFNSLAWNGGAWSSSAWSSLAWNGEQWDSLAWNGEAWSSVAWNGSSWS; encoded by the coding sequence ATGGGACTTCACATCCGCCACCACCGCCGCCCCGGCGGCGCCGCCCGACGCACCGCCCTCGCCGGAGCGCTGCTCGTCGGCGCCCTCGCCCTGCCGGGTGCCGCGCCTGCCGGCGCCGCGCTGCTGCCCGGGCTCTCCGGCGGGGGGGCGCGTTACGTCATCGGCGACCTCGGCTCGAGCGCCGTCGCGACCGTCATCGGCCTCGTCGAGCAGGTCGGCGGGACCGCCCTCGAGGACCTCGGCGTCGGCGGCCTCGTCGCCGCGACCCTCACCCCGCTCGAGGTGACCCTCCTCGGGCTGCTCCCGGGCGTGGTGGTGACCCCCGACCTCACCGTGCAGGTGCAGTCGGACGCCGCGCCGGCGACGACGCGCCCGCCCGCCGCGGTCTACCCGCAGCAGACCGGCGCGACCGACCTCTGGTCGGCGGGCGACGAGGGGGCCGGCGTCAACGTCGCCGTCCTCGACACCGGGATCGACAACCTGCCGGACCTGGCCGGTCGGCTCGTCGGCGGCGTCGACCTCAGCGGCGGCGGCGACCCCTTCAACGACCAGTACGGCCACGGCACCTTCGTCGCCGGGCTGATCGCAAGCAACGGCGCCTCGTCGGGGGGCTCCTACCTCGGGGAAGCGCCCGCGGCCGGGCTCGTCGCCGTCAAGGTCGCAGGGGCGAGCGGGACGACCGACCTCGCCACCGTCATCGAGGGCGTGGGGTGGACCATCGCGCACGCCGCCGCGTTCCACATCCGCGTCCTCAACCTCTCCCTCGGCTACGTCCCCGTCGAGTCGACGGCACTCGACCCGCTGGACCAGGCGGTCGAGCGCGCCTGGGCGGCCGGCATCGTCGTCGTCGCCTCCGCGGGCAACGACGGTCCGACCAACGGCACGATCCTCGCCCCGGGGGACGACCCCGACGTCGTGACGGTGGGTGCGGTCGACGACCTCGGCCAGAGCGCGCCCGCCGCCGACCAGATGGCGAGCTTCTCGAGCGCCGGGCCGACGAACCCCGACGGCTGGTTCAAGCCCGACCTCGTGACCTCCGGGCGCTCGGTCGTGAGCCTCGCCGCCCCCGGTTCGACGGTCGAGGCCAGCTACCCCGAGGCGCGCGTCGGTAGCGGCAACTTCGTCGGCTCCGGCACCTCCTTCTCCGCGGCGGTGACCTCCGGCGCGGTCGCCCTCCTCCTCGCCGCCCACCCCTCCGAGCAGCCCAACCAGGTGAAGGCGGCGCTGCTGTCGAGCACCACCCCCGGGCCGGTGGGGAACCCCTTCGTCGACGGCCACGGTGAGCTTGACGCCTCCGCCGCCGCCTCGGTGTCGGGCCTCACCCTCACCTCGCACCCCGGGGGCCCCGCCGTCCGGCTCGGCCTCACCGTGTCCCTCGAGAACGCCTGGGCGCAGTCCAGCTGGAACCCCGGCAACTGGTCGAGCCTCGCGTGGAACGGCAACTGGTCGAGCCTCGCCTGGAACGGCAACTGGTCGAGCCTCGCCTGGAACGGCGCCACCTTCAACTCCCTCGCCTGGAACGGCGGGGCCTGGTCGAGCAGCGCCTGGAGCTCGCTCGCCTGGAACGGCGAGCAGTGGGACTCGCTCGCCTGGAACGGCGAGGCGTGGAGCTCGGTGGCGTGGAACGGCTCTTCGTGGAGCTGA
- a CDS encoding cyclase family protein, translating to MSDLPRYAELPPAAKGGRSAWGVFGAEDQIGTLNLLTPERVAAAARLIERGDRFPLDAPIDLFSPALTSRRGVPRHQVLHRAGTSSFDDVYDNFYPQAGSQWDSLGHVGYDLDAFYNGASEADVASGRRNTIEHAAAHGIAGRGVLLDVERALTSRGRAYDPGISTPISVEDLELARSDAALAITPGDLLLVHTGFARWYAGQPTEVRAELPSDLRAPGLEHSEAVCEWLWDQHVAVIASDTFAVEAWPRDLAEMPFGYLHRVLIGQFGLSLGELWWLADLAEDCAADGRYEMFVTAAPMRAPGGIGSPANALAIK from the coding sequence GTGTCCGACCTGCCGCGCTACGCGGAGCTCCCCCCGGCAGCGAAGGGCGGCCGCTCCGCGTGGGGGGTCTTCGGCGCCGAGGACCAGATCGGGACGCTCAACCTCCTCACCCCCGAGCGGGTGGCGGCCGCGGCCCGCCTCATCGAGCGCGGCGACCGCTTCCCCCTCGACGCGCCGATCGACCTCTTCTCGCCGGCGCTCACCTCCCGCCGCGGCGTCCCCCGCCACCAGGTGCTGCACCGCGCGGGGACCTCCTCCTTCGACGACGTCTACGACAACTTCTACCCGCAGGCGGGTAGCCAGTGGGACTCCCTCGGCCACGTCGGCTACGACCTCGACGCCTTCTACAACGGGGCGAGCGAGGCCGACGTCGCGAGCGGCCGGCGCAACACGATCGAGCACGCCGCGGCGCACGGGATCGCCGGCCGCGGCGTCCTCCTCGACGTCGAGCGGGCCCTCACCTCGCGCGGCCGCGCCTATGACCCGGGCATCTCGACGCCGATCAGCGTCGAGGACCTCGAGCTCGCGCGCTCCGACGCCGCGCTCGCGATCACCCCCGGTGACCTGCTCCTCGTGCACACCGGCTTCGCCCGCTGGTACGCGGGCCAGCCGACCGAGGTGCGCGCCGAGCTCCCGTCCGACCTGCGGGCGCCGGGGCTCGAGCACAGCGAGGCCGTCTGCGAGTGGCTCTGGGACCAGCACGTGGCGGTGATCGCCTCGGACACCTTCGCCGTCGAGGCCTGGCCGCGCGACCTCGCGGAGATGCCCTTCGGCTACCTGCACCGCGTCCTCATCGGCCAGTTCGGCCTCTCCCTCGGCGAGCTGTGGTGGCTCGCCGACCTCGCCGAGGACTGCGCCGCTGACGGCCGCTACGAGATGTTCGTCACGGCTGCGCCGATGCGGGCGCCCGGCGGCATCGGCTCCCCGGCGAACGCGCTCGCGATCAAGTAG
- a CDS encoding cysteine desulfurase, translated as MTTPVAEAALLGRLDIEALRAEFPILSTRPYGKPLVYLDSAATSHKPQVVLDAITAFYAGHNANVHRGVHYLSERATEDYEGARARLAAFLGAAADSEVIFTRGTTEALNLVAHSYGRTHLRAGDEVLVTEMEHHSNIVPWQLVCEERGAHLVVLPVDDTGVLELSALDSLLSERTRIVALAHVSNVLGAVNPVREVAARAHGVGAVVVVDGAQAVPHLPVDVAELGCDFYAFSGHKMYGPTGIGVLWGRRELLEEMPPYQGGGDMIRTVRFSGTTYAAPPQRFEAGTPDLSGAVGLASAVGFLERIRGEGLERHEAAVLSYGTAALEAVPGLTLVGTAPAKVGVLSFTLADVHPHDIGTILDREGVAVRTGHHCAQPLMERLGIPATARASLGCYSTTTEIDALVAALHKVEEAFR; from the coding sequence ATGACCACCCCCGTCGCCGAGGCGGCGCTGCTCGGTCGCCTCGACATCGAGGCGCTGCGCGCCGAGTTCCCGATCCTCTCCACCCGTCCCTACGGCAAGCCCCTCGTCTACCTCGACTCGGCGGCGACGAGCCACAAGCCGCAGGTCGTGCTGGACGCGATCACCGCCTTCTACGCCGGCCACAACGCGAACGTCCACCGCGGCGTGCACTACCTCTCTGAGCGGGCGACCGAGGACTACGAGGGGGCGCGGGCGCGCCTCGCCGCCTTCCTCGGGGCCGCCGCGGACTCCGAGGTGATCTTCACCCGCGGCACCACCGAGGCGCTGAACCTCGTCGCCCACAGCTACGGCCGCACCCACCTGCGCGCCGGCGACGAGGTCCTCGTCACCGAGATGGAGCACCACTCGAACATCGTCCCCTGGCAGCTCGTCTGCGAGGAGCGGGGGGCGCACCTCGTCGTCCTCCCGGTCGACGACACGGGCGTCCTCGAGCTCTCGGCGCTCGACTCGCTGCTCAGCGAGCGGACGCGGATCGTCGCCCTCGCCCACGTCTCGAACGTGCTCGGCGCCGTGAACCCGGTGCGCGAGGTCGCGGCGCGCGCGCACGGCGTCGGCGCGGTCGTCGTCGTCGACGGCGCGCAGGCCGTCCCGCACCTGCCGGTCGACGTCGCCGAGCTCGGCTGTGACTTCTACGCCTTCTCGGGCCACAAGATGTACGGGCCGACCGGCATCGGGGTGCTCTGGGGGCGGCGCGAGCTCCTCGAGGAGATGCCCCCCTACCAGGGCGGTGGCGACATGATCCGCACCGTGCGCTTCTCGGGGACGACCTACGCCGCGCCGCCGCAGCGCTTCGAGGCCGGGACCCCGGACCTCTCGGGCGCGGTCGGCCTGGCGAGCGCGGTCGGCTTCCTCGAGCGCATACGCGGCGAGGGGCTGGAGCGCCACGAGGCCGCGGTCCTCTCCTACGGCACGGCCGCCCTTGAAGCGGTGCCCGGCCTCACCCTCGTCGGGACGGCGCCCGCCAAGGTCGGCGTCCTCTCGTTCACCCTCGCCGACGTGCACCCGCACGACATCGGCACGATCCTCGACCGCGAGGGGGTCGCGGTGCGCACCGGCCACCACTGCGCGCAGCCGCTGATGGAGCGCCTCGGCATCCCAGCGACGGCGCGCGCCTCGCTCGGCTGCTACTCGACGACGACCGAGATCGACGCGCTCGTCGCCGCGCTGCACAAGGTGGAGGAGGCCTTCCGGTGA
- a CDS encoding YciI family protein: MKYMLLIHTNGSDWEDPAEAEAMMGEYMAFTQSIVESGELVSGDPLEGPDTATTVKVRGGTTSTTDGPFAEVKEFLAGYYIVDVKDLDRALELAARIPDARTAGIEVRPIREMGMPS; the protein is encoded by the coding sequence ATGAAGTACATGCTGCTGATCCACACCAACGGCTCGGACTGGGAGGACCCGGCGGAGGCCGAGGCGATGATGGGCGAGTACATGGCGTTCACCCAGTCGATCGTCGAGAGCGGCGAGCTCGTGAGCGGTGACCCGCTCGAGGGCCCCGACACGGCGACGACGGTGAAGGTGCGCGGGGGGACGACCTCCACGACCGACGGCCCCTTCGCCGAGGTGAAGGAGTTCCTCGCCGGCTACTACATCGTCGACGTGAAGGACCTCGACCGCGCCCTCGAGCTGGCGGCGAGGATCCCCGACGCCCGCACCGCGGGCATCGAGGTGCGCCCGATCCGCGAGATGGGGATGCCGAGCTGA
- a CDS encoding DUF6596 domain-containing protein produces the protein MLEAALREERGLVLASLIKSCGDFDLAEDALQEAAVEALRHWGERPPDRPAAWLLTTARRKAIDRARREVRGSELSAAAGDPAVEETYLEDPGPVADERLRLIFTCCHPAIAPDARVALTLRTLGGLTTPEIARAFLVPEATMAQRIVRAKRKIAAAHIPYRVPPAEQLPERLASVLAVIYLIFNEGYSASAGDSVVRHELCNEAVRLGEVLAALVPDEPEVRGLLALLLLHDARRATRLDRRGDLVLLPDQDRSQWDHKQIARGVALVEDSLVASGGRPGPYALQAAIAALHAESGEGGATDWRQIALLYGELLRVLPTPIVALNRAVAVSMADGPAAALGLVEALAGDEVLARTYLLPATRADLLRRLGRTAEAAEAYQRAFELAPTAPERAFLERRRDALLRGEG, from the coding sequence GTGCTCGAGGCCGCGCTCCGCGAGGAGCGCGGCCTCGTGCTGGCCTCGCTCATCAAGAGCTGCGGCGACTTCGACCTCGCCGAGGACGCCCTCCAGGAAGCCGCGGTCGAGGCGCTGCGCCACTGGGGGGAGCGCCCCCCCGACCGCCCCGCGGCGTGGCTGCTCACGACGGCGCGCCGCAAGGCGATCGACCGGGCGCGCCGCGAGGTGCGCGGCAGCGAGCTCAGCGCCGCGGCGGGCGACCCCGCTGTCGAAGAGACCTACCTCGAGGACCCGGGGCCGGTCGCCGACGAGCGGCTGCGGCTGATCTTCACGTGCTGCCACCCGGCGATCGCCCCCGACGCCCGCGTCGCCCTCACGCTGCGCACCCTCGGGGGTCTCACGACCCCCGAGATCGCCCGCGCCTTCCTCGTCCCGGAGGCGACGATGGCGCAGCGCATCGTGCGCGCCAAGCGCAAGATCGCCGCCGCGCACATCCCCTACCGCGTGCCGCCGGCCGAGCAGCTCCCCGAGCGCCTCGCCTCGGTGCTGGCGGTGATCTACCTGATCTTCAACGAGGGCTACAGCGCGAGCGCCGGCGACAGCGTCGTCCGCCACGAGCTGTGCAACGAGGCGGTGCGCCTCGGCGAGGTGCTCGCCGCGCTCGTCCCCGACGAGCCCGAGGTGCGTGGCCTGCTCGCCCTGCTGCTGCTGCACGACGCCCGGCGGGCGACGCGCCTCGACCGGCGCGGCGACCTCGTCCTCCTCCCCGACCAGGACCGCAGCCAATGGGACCACAAGCAGATCGCGCGCGGCGTGGCGCTCGTCGAGGACAGCCTCGTCGCGAGCGGCGGCCGCCCCGGCCCCTACGCGCTGCAGGCGGCGATCGCCGCGTTGCACGCCGAGTCCGGAGAGGGCGGGGCGACGGACTGGCGCCAGATCGCCCTCCTCTACGGCGAGCTGCTGCGGGTGCTGCCGACGCCGATCGTCGCCCTCAACCGCGCCGTCGCCGTCTCGATGGCCGACGGGCCCGCCGCGGCGCTCGGCCTCGTCGAGGCGCTCGCTGGCGACGAGGTGCTCGCCCGCACCTACCTGCTTCCAGCGACGCGCGCCGACCTCCTCCGCCGCCTCGGCCGCACCGCGGAGGCGGCCGAGGCCTACCAGCGGGCCTTTGAGCTCGCGCCGACCGCACCCGAGCGCGCCTTCCTCGAGCGCCGGCGCGACGCGCTGCTGCGCGGCGAGGGCTGA